The Trichoderma breve strain T069 chromosome 2, whole genome shotgun sequence DNA segment TCCTTGGAGCTGGCCGAGTGGACTTTTTGGTGCTCTTggtggagaagcaaaaaggtGGATTTGGCGGGTCCGGCTTTGGATTTGGGATAGCAGGCGTCGAGGTTGGTCTGCAGAGGGTGCTGATAGGGGGTTCGAGGCCGGAGCAGCGGTACTAATAATGGAAGGGCTCAAGCTCAGTCAGAGCCGTTCGCAGATGTGCAGTTACTCGTACAGGACAGCCGGTCCGTATGCGTTTGGATGGTATGGGGGATGGGGGATGGGGGATGGGTTGAGTGAGggatcaatcaatcaaatgGGGATGGGGGATGGGAatggggatgatgatggggccTGGAAGcagtcaatcaatcaatcaggTCAATGCAACTCGTGTGCAAGTTGCATGCACGGAGCGGAACAGAGCAGAACAgcgcatggcatggcatggcgaGTTTTGGAGTTACTGCTAGGCCTAGCATGCTAATGTATGTGCGGAGAGGCTTAGGTTAGCACTGGTTGGTTTGAattggtttggtttggctTGGTCTGGGTCTGGCTAGGTTGATTGGAAGCgctgaggaggatgaggggTACAGGTACCAGCAGCGGTGCAGgcacaggtacaggtacggatACAGAGGCGGACGCGTGCTTGTACTGAGGTTGGCGTGCAGTCAATTGAGTGAGGTCTGGTCAATGCCCACCCAATCCATGGAAATAAACTCAACTCGAGGGCAGCAAAACGCGCGCTGAGCGCTGCAGTAGGACCAATACTAGGAGAATAAAACGGCTGTTGGGCCGGCCAACTCAATGTTTCCATCCCTCCATGAGGACTAAGGTCCATAGCAAAGCCTCCACTACACGACCGTTGATCCATCGATTAATGTTGACCCCATCGCCCATGTACCGTACCGTCCGTTCCATGGCACCTCCATTATCCATTAGGTACTGCccgcccagcccagcgctACTAACTATAAGTCGCTCGAACGTGTGCCTAGCAGTCTTAGTGCCATCCATTGATAGACACTTCAGCCTGTGCTATGGATCaattgctgatgctgatgctgatgctgcaacTTTAATGAGATCAAGTGAGGTACCAGCCAGCCCGCACGAACAAGAGGTCAAGGTACCTCCAGTCTACAGACGCAGGTATCAGTACTTGCAGCCCGCTCCAATCCAATGCAAAAGCCCTGCAGGCATCTCGGCGGCCAATGATCCCCTATTTTTCATTCTCCCCTACAGGCCCCCGGGCAGGAGGCTGGCGTCCGTCTGCAGCCTGCGTCCGCCGGTATCGTATCACACCCGACTCTGGCAcagggttttttttttcgcagCAGACATGGATTGAGCTTGCGGCCCCGACAGCCATGCGGTCAAGGCGTCTGGGGCGGGCTTTTGGGGCTTGTCTGGCTGTTTCGCGGACGCTAGCTCCAGTAGCGGCAACGGGGGGGATGCTCGCAAGGCGGCCATTTATAATAGCGAGCGGCGCTTGGTGTTGGCGTTTGTACTGTGCAGCAGATACTCGTACGGAGGGAGTATGCAGCGCGCAAAACTAACCTTGAACCCGCAGGAATTGATCCAACTTACGAGTTAACAGACAGTTTGAATCCTTgtgtatgtactccgtaggcGCTGGGATTATGTCAGAGTGCGCGGCACGGGAAACCATCGGCACGTCGGACCAAATCCACGTATGCACATCTCGAAGTGCCATTGAGAGAAGCGACGCAAAAAGGATCTGCCAAGGTTATAGCGTCTACTAGGTCAACAGGCATTGGATAGTACCGACCGAGACGACAAGAGACAACATGAAGGATAGTAGTGCCAAGTGCTGGAAACGCTATATGGACCAATTCATCAATACTACTATactactacatgtacgagtaagtgCCACTGTACTGTAAATGCTCAGGTTGCAAAATGGGTTGCATCGAGATAAAGTCCGAGCCGGAAACAACCAAGCCCATGGACGAGGCCTGTACAGTACTACCTTAGATACCTTGGTAGCCTACCTACAATGTGCATGTACTTTATCAGTGGCACGAATATCAAGAGGCCCTCTCCTTGGCCCTACGATGATACTGCCCAGCAattgttttctcttcccagTTCTCACCTTTTGTAAAGTTAAAGTACAATATCTGTAATATTGGAGGATCAAGGCATGCATCTGCAATGTAATTACAAAGTAAAATGCGGCCATGGTAGGAGCTGTGCCTGGTGGGTTAGTATGAATAGGAGCCAGGTATACTGCACGGAAATGTACCGAGTAATTTGAGTCAATCAATGCTAAATGGACGTGCAGTATCAGTACCAGTAGACAGCGCATTCTCTACCTAGTACAGGTAGATTTCTATATGCTCTCTTTTGTTAGTGGGTTGTACTGGTACGGCACTTCGGATCAATCGAATTTTTTGAATCCAAATCCTTTGGCACCTTGAAGCTTTGAGCCACTTTGGTTGGGCAGCACTCTTGCCTCATTCATGCCTGGTTGGCCAACCTCCAACCGCTGCCCTTTACATCATCCAGCAGCATATTAGCCAACCGCCATTGACGCCTCTGCGAGCCGAACCAGTCGGAAGCCTCTCATGGGATAGATGCTGCTATCACACGAGCACGACATGTGCCAACCTGCGGGGCCCGAAGCCCCAGCCTGCAGTATGTACGAGTGAGTACTCGTAGGAGCCAGTCCCAGTCGTGTCCGTGTCTGTCTTGTGTCGCTCGCAAGTCTGGCTGCAAATCTGCAAGTCTGGCGAGCATCCATGGCGATGTGATGAGTCTGCCGGGGCGACCCGATAGCAACCAGCGTTTGCCTGCCGCCGAAGGTCAGCATCCAGTCCAATCTAATCCAATGGTCTACAGCCTCAATCGAGGCCGATACTGTACGCTACTGCTACCCTCACTTGCCCACCAGCCAGAGCAGAAAGCTGCTCGACGCAAGGACAAACGAGTTACGGCGGCTTCGTTCGTACAAGTCCAACGGGCCAAAGCAACGCTGCATCCGTAGCGCGGAGCGACTGCGGAAGCGACATGCTCCATGCCAGCAGAGCCGGAAGCATGGCTGCAGCTTCACCAGCGAGCCTCTCAGAAGTCGTCGATCTGCAGCGCCGGCCGAGCTAGCGGTCGGAACCGCAGCTTCACACGCTCGGCTGTCCGTTGAGCGCCTACCTTGTACTATTAGGGCACTagtcgtactcgtacatggacAGTTGAGAGCGCGCGACTGCTCGTACCGGTGCTAGCAGTCGCAGTAGTCGTGCTTTTCGTAACTCCAGACTGGCTACATTCGCATCCCGAGATCCCAGCAAAGCCGCTACCAGGCGCGCGGACAAGGACCATGAGATCAATGGTCTGATTTCCTCGCTGTTTGCCCCCATAATGCCAGGCCAGCGTTGACGGGAAGAAGCTAGACGAAAAGACAGACGGGGGTGGAAGAATCGCTCTCTTGTCATATCTggtgagctgagctgagtGCTCCGGACAAGCACCAGCAAAACCTcatagcagcagcagcagcagcagcagtgccTCCGGCAACGGACAGACAGCCTTTTTGCCACATCAGCGTCTCGTTTTGGAAACCATTCCCGCTCCAGCACTGACGCTTCTTGCTGACGTGCTTAACTGACTTCTAAAGAGCATCAAGTCACTCGCATCAGCTTCGCACATTTATGCATATGGCCGTGCGTGAACGGGGGCACAGAGCACGAACCCACCGCAGAGTAAGCTGTGGATATGCAGTCTCCTCTCTCATCCTGCCAGAGTCGGCATGTAGCCTGCCTCTCTTGTGAGATGACAGCTGCCATGTCCCTGCTCTGGCCCTGCTCTGGAAATGCCCGCCTATCAATTCGTCAGCTTCTTACACGCACGACCAGCAGTGCCTGCTCGTGCTTGTCGGTACCCCATCCAAGCTGAAGGCTGAAGGCTCACGAGACAAGTGCTTCTGCAGTCAACACACAGCGCACTAGTCCGGAATACTGTACAGAATATGGGGCTCTCCGGGTTGAGATCAAGGCCGCAGCTTCCAGCCCCATCAAGGGCAAAGACAGACCACGGCGCCTCGCCTTCAGCCAGTAGCATGGcattcttctccctttgTCTCTGAGAGGCGCCAACGGCATTCTGTATCTATCTGTGCTCTCGTATGCCCCCAACCTCCCGCCGCGTGCGTGGGAGCCTAGCCTAGCCTTGCTGAGCACATGGAGCACATGGAGCACGACCCGCAGCGGCAGACCGCAAACTACATCCGCTCTCAACATGCAGTCGACCAGAGGAATTGGTGGATATGATGCTCTACAAGCAGTCAGTCTTCTTAGTACTGTTTCGGGCATCTGTACGATGACATGACGAACCTTGCGCTCGTGACTACCAGTtggagtacgagtatacagAGCGTTGGCAAATCATATCTGCTCCCTTTGGTCGCTCTTCCACTCTGCCATCTCATCCCATGCAGATGGCATGCTAAAGGCTAAAGATAAGTCAGACTTGCATAGCCTCATCTGATATACTCTGTTCCAAATCAGCACCCAGACAAGTCACGCCCGTCGGGGATTATCTGCATCTCCCTCGCTTATGGACAGAGCAATATTTGCCACTCTTGGTTGGCAGCTCTCGACGACCCTCCTCACCGATTGGCCGCGCAATACTCGCCGGAGGACGTGCTAGTACAACATGCTACCATTACTTACTCTTACTCTTACTCTTACTCTTACCATTGATGCTAGGATCTCATACGCACGAGAAGCCTCCATTCTCTGCTCTGATTACTGTACCACTGCGTCAGCGCGGGGAAGCATGTCGTCTGGTCAAGGTCCTTTTTCCCGGTCTGGCCACCGGGCTTATCCGGCGACATAGTATTTGGCTAACCCTCGCATCCCACGTCTTTCCTGCATACCGGCACGCGGGTGATGCTTACCCGCGAGCAGCAAGTCGATCCCGAATGCAAGGTTCATCCACCCGAAGCGGCCCATTACCATCTCTCGTGCTAGCTTTCGGGCAAACTGAGATGCCCCAAGGATCACTTTCCAATGTCATCGGTCACCTCATTGAGACGAGTAAGCTGCGTGGTGGGGGTCACGGATTTTTTCGGATTTTTTCGCATTCTTTGGCCATGGTTGGGAGAAAATGATGGATGACTGtaccagtacgagtatgcgTACAACAAATGCGATGCATGTCTTGTCCAGCTGGAGCAACTTAACTGGCCGTCGGCGCAATACGAATGACCTTGTATCACGCAGGCTTGACATGAACACCAagctgtactcgtacgaaaGAGCCTGCCAGGAATCTCCACATCACCTGCAGTAAGTATCACGTCTAACTAAATTGCATCAGCGGCAGTATCCGAAAAGCCCTGCCAGGGTTCCGCTCCGCCCCAGCATCAGGATCAAGAGTGTTTCTTGTAGCTGCGGGAGTTCCCGAATGGGAGCCAATAGCACATAGGACTATGAATTCAACAAGTCAGCGTGTATTTGTTGAGCTCTAGCTTCCAAGCTTTTTAATGGCcgtgggagaaaaaaactGCTACCAATGAGAACTCGGGAGACACAGCCCGTTGTGATGATTGGGAGCAAGCCCCGTCTTATAAGTCCAGCTGGCAGATTGTGGCTCACTGGATCCGTATCATGTATCATGCAGTGGCTGTGTTGAGCCTCCTTTGCCCCTTCGTATTGTAGACACTCGTATATGTTATGCATGAAACTGGAGTGAATCGTTAAGAGAGCTGTGGGCCTAGATTGCCACGATCTACTGATTTTAAAGCCCACGACTTAGGATAAACGAGATCTGAGCTTCTCTTGAAATCTAAGGTATCTGGTATTCAGTCAGTCAGTGTAAGTGGACGTGTGCCATTGGCTAAAGCTATACATACGTAATATCATACTTCAATTATCTCGTATCCCACCTCAAGGCTGGCAGAATGAATGCAATTCAATAGTGCAACAAAGAGCAATGCAGCTACGCAACCAATTGTCAAGCAGTCTTATGAGACATACTCTTCAAATCGAGGAGTTACTCTCACTCgagtttatataaattatcATGGCAACCCGTTATAAGTAAGACATCTCGTATATCAACACGAAGACTTCAATCCCCACACTCAACATCCCCAACTATCCACTCAACCCCCAAATCCAATAAGGCCAGTAGTTTCCACATATTCACAACCCTCTTTCCCCCCGTCATCTATCACTTTCTACCTACTCCAGTTCCCCCAACTTCTCCGCAACGGTAAGCAGCCCATTCTCCCCCTCCGTCACCCACAAGTCCACCCAGTTCTTCGCCTCTATAtatctctcctcttccttcccCCACGCCTCCTCTCTATCCCTCTCGACGTAGATTGTCCGCAAGCTGCAAGCCCTAGCGGCGTGAAGATCCCCGAGATGCGTCGCCACAAGGGCCACTTCCTCCGGCTGCAAGCCCAGCGCTCGCACGGCGCCGAGGTACACTGCCGGGTCCGGTTTGTAAGCCTTGAACGTCTCGGCGCAGAAGATCTTGTGGAAAGAAAGCCCGCCAAAGTCAGCGAGGTCGCGTAAGAGGCTGGTGTTTCCATTGGATAGCGTGCCGGTAGCATATCTGCGTCCCAGCTCCGCAAGGCCATCAGCAGAATCCGGCCACGGAGTAAGACGATGCCAAACAAGACTCAGGCTCTCAATCTCCGTCTCAGTAAAGAGGCCCTCAAGATCCCATTTCTCAAGGAGCTCGACGAGACTATCATGATGATGCTCGTCGACGCTCTTCCAGGGGTCCGTGTCCTTGTTGAAAGATCTCGTAAAGGCACTATACGAGTCCCGCCATTCCTGGATGAAGCGGTCCCAGTC contains these protein-coding regions:
- a CDS encoding haloacid dehalogenase-like hydrolase domain-containing protein, whose protein sequence is MPSKTSPLTNIKALLFDVFGTVVDWRSSVTDEISLRIFRKLSSQENPLPATLKARLEGLTQKDWDRFIQEWRDSYSAFTRSFNKDTDPWKSVDEHHHDSLVELLEKWDLEGLFTETEIESLSLVWHRLTPWPDSADGLAELGRRYATGTLSNGNTSLLRDLADFGGLSFHKIFCAETFKAYKPDPAVYLGAVRALGLQPEEVALVATHLGDLHAARACSLRTIYVERDREEAWGKEEERYIEAKNWVDLWVTEGENGLLTVAEKLGELE